One window of Anaerolineales bacterium genomic DNA carries:
- the minC gene encoding septum site-determining protein MinC has product MESTSSIVQIKGIRDGLLATFADADWGDQRDALMLQITERSTFFQGARLAMDVGSQVLKVNDLVDLRDWLSERNITLWAVVSESPTTETTAQLLGLATRISKPRPEEARHVLESIPEDSALFVAKTVRSGTRIEYPGHVVVYGDVNPGAEIIAEGNVIVWGRVRGVIHAGAKGNREAFICALDLSANQLRIADEVSAMLKPQKDPRPEVASINHEGKLQAELWSPGETTTRK; this is encoded by the coding sequence ATGGAATCGACTTCTTCTATCGTACAGATCAAGGGAATCCGCGACGGCCTGTTGGCGACTTTTGCGGATGCTGACTGGGGCGATCAGCGTGACGCGCTCATGCTTCAGATCACCGAGCGCTCCACATTCTTCCAGGGGGCGAGGCTTGCCATGGATGTCGGGTCGCAGGTTCTGAAAGTGAATGACCTTGTGGACCTGAGAGACTGGCTTTCGGAACGTAACATCACTCTCTGGGCGGTTGTCAGCGAATCGCCCACGACGGAAACCACCGCCCAATTGCTTGGCCTTGCCACGCGAATTTCCAAACCGAGACCCGAAGAAGCCAGGCATGTCCTTGAATCCATCCCCGAGGATTCTGCGCTCTTTGTTGCGAAAACCGTCCGATCTGGCACACGAATCGAATACCCCGGACATGTCGTAGTTTACGGTGATGTCAACCCCGGCGCGGAGATCATCGCAGAAGGGAACGTCATCGTTTGGGGACGGGTGCGAGGCGTGATCCATGCCGGGGCAAAAGGCAACCGCGAAGCATTCATCTGCGCGCTTGATCTCTCTGCCAACCAATTGCGCATCGCAGACGAAGTGTCTGCCATGCTGAAGCCGCAGAAGGACCCGAGACCCGAGGTCGCAAGTATCAACCATGAAGGCAAACTGCAAGCCGAACTCTGGTCGCCCGGCGAAACCACAACTAGGAAATGA
- the mrdA gene encoding penicillin-binding protein 2 gives MSTGSESRPVRFEAWRLGVIYFVVGITLTGFILRLINLQLFNSDLYHTRAVDNYTTEVSIPAARGIIYDRNGYILARNVASYNVVVTPANLPVDDSDIQRIYRELSELVDVPVGGPVTDESLEEAKLFAPCVPGPGISQLVALQDTLAPYSPVKIQCNVSEEVARIVEEKKVDWPGVSVEIEPIRDYPTGSLTSHVIGFLGPIPASQEEELRAKGFIPNRDKIGYAGVETSLQDILAGRNGLRVVQVDVAGQEIRNLEPPIAPVPGHNVYLTIDTRLQAAAQATLEEEIRFWNTYFGRVRISSGVIIAINPKTGEILAMVSYPTYENNRLSRFIPAYYYEQLSQDPRKPLLNNAISAEYPPGSTFKLSTATGAFNEGVVDLDDIVQAPGQLLLCERFNPNDPCTDRNTRPFVDYIFDQRPEGFGPLTFLQCIAYSSNVCFYKLGGGFENEIPQGLGIERLQQYARAIGYDAASGIQLPGEQDGLIPDPQWKRINTGENWSTGDTYIASVGQGYVLATPLQVLMSGATIANNGKVMQPTIVRQVTDGDGNVVEVWFNPQDFTATEFETPGSYQISPFTPNMKWDITVEPLIQEYSCDGPYCTLTDDFKIVEPETVQAVRAGTRRTVTDTTFGTLSDLFTDFPIAVAGKTGTAEYCDDVARAADRCQFGAWPTHSWTVAYAPFEDPEIAVIAFAYNGGEGASVAGPMVARVIKAYFEIKALDIAQGAPPP, from the coding sequence ATGAGCACCGGTTCAGAATCAAGACCAGTCCGATTCGAGGCGTGGCGTCTCGGGGTGATCTATTTCGTGGTTGGAATCACCCTGACGGGGTTCATTCTGCGTCTGATCAACCTGCAGCTATTCAACAGCGATCTGTATCATACCCGCGCAGTGGACAATTACACCACCGAGGTCAGCATCCCTGCCGCGCGCGGGATCATTTACGACCGCAACGGATATATATTGGCGCGAAACGTCGCATCCTATAACGTGGTTGTGACTCCCGCCAACCTGCCGGTGGACGACTCGGATATCCAGCGAATCTATCGGGAACTTTCCGAACTTGTGGACGTCCCGGTGGGCGGACCGGTAACCGACGAATCGTTGGAAGAGGCAAAACTTTTTGCTCCCTGTGTGCCCGGACCGGGTATTTCCCAGCTGGTTGCATTGCAGGATACTCTTGCACCATACAGCCCCGTGAAGATTCAATGTAATGTGTCCGAGGAGGTCGCCCGTATTGTTGAGGAGAAAAAAGTGGACTGGCCCGGTGTGAGCGTGGAGATCGAGCCGATCCGCGATTACCCGACCGGATCTTTGACCTCGCATGTCATTGGCTTTTTGGGTCCGATCCCCGCTTCTCAAGAGGAGGAATTGCGCGCGAAGGGATTCATCCCCAACCGCGACAAGATCGGGTATGCAGGCGTGGAAACTTCACTGCAGGATATTCTGGCTGGCAGAAATGGTTTGCGCGTCGTCCAGGTGGATGTCGCCGGGCAGGAGATTCGGAACCTCGAACCGCCCATCGCGCCTGTGCCGGGACACAATGTTTATCTGACCATCGACACGCGGTTGCAGGCGGCTGCACAGGCAACATTGGAAGAGGAAATTCGGTTTTGGAATACATATTTTGGACGTGTGCGTATTTCAAGTGGAGTGATCATCGCCATCAATCCGAAGACAGGCGAGATCCTTGCGATGGTTTCCTATCCTACGTATGAAAATAACCGGTTAAGCCGCTTCATTCCTGCGTATTACTATGAACAACTGAGTCAGGACCCGCGCAAACCCCTGTTGAACAATGCCATATCGGCTGAGTATCCGCCTGGCTCGACCTTTAAACTATCGACAGCCACTGGCGCATTCAACGAAGGTGTTGTCGATCTGGATGATATCGTCCAGGCGCCGGGCCAGTTGCTTTTGTGTGAGCGGTTCAACCCGAACGATCCCTGCACGGATCGCAACACCCGCCCATTTGTCGATTATATTTTCGATCAGCGTCCTGAAGGTTTCGGTCCATTGACCTTTCTGCAATGTATCGCTTACTCGAGCAATGTTTGTTTCTACAAATTGGGCGGCGGATTCGAGAACGAAATCCCGCAAGGATTGGGGATCGAACGCCTTCAACAATACGCACGTGCCATCGGGTATGATGCCGCTTCGGGTATTCAGTTACCGGGTGAACAGGATGGGTTGATTCCCGACCCGCAGTGGAAGCGCATCAACACCGGTGAGAACTGGTCGACGGGTGACACCTATATTGCCAGCGTCGGTCAGGGATATGTGCTGGCTACGCCATTACAGGTCCTGATGTCAGGTGCGACGATTGCCAACAACGGCAAGGTAATGCAGCCTACCATCGTCCGGCAGGTGACGGACGGCGATGGCAATGTTGTAGAAGTGTGGTTCAATCCGCAGGACTTTACCGCCACCGAATTCGAAACGCCGGGCAGTTATCAAATATCTCCCTTCACGCCCAACATGAAATGGGATATTACCGTTGAACCCCTGATTCAGGAATATTCATGCGACGGTCCGTATTGCACGTTGACGGATGATTTCAAGATAGTCGAGCCTGAAACGGTCCAGGCTGTCCGTGCGGGTACGAGACGGACAGTAACCGATACCACCTTCGGCACCCTGAGCGATCTTTTCACGGATTTCCCCATTGCAGTGGCGGGAAAGACGGGGACGGCGGAGTATTGCGATGACGTCGCCCGCGCAGCGGACCGCTGCCAATTCGGCGCCTGGCCCACACATTCGTGGACGGTGGCCTACGCTCCCTTCGAGGATCCGGAAATTGCAGTGATCGCTTTCGCCTACAATGGGGGAGAGGGAGCGAGCGTCGCAGGCCCCATGGTCGCACGTGTCATCAAAGCATATTTCGAAATCAAGGCATTGGATATCGCGCAAGGCGCGCCGCCGCCGTAA
- the mreC gene encoding rod shape-determining protein MreC yields the protein MNSRSLQTTIIFLVVGGILVLAFSGVLGSASRGFTATLINIQTWIAGRFTGFQDFVTAPRDIVTLRQRNAELEAQVSQLQAQLIELQQRVNETEILAALVDFSRSNPESTYKAASVIGRDPSPFLHYIIINRGSNDDIRRGMPVVTNQGLVGRIDAVIADAARVQLVTDPASSVNVYLQNADTSAVLYGSVTGDILLDLISQNVTVEAGDLILTSGLGGGYPADLIIGQVVTVRALEFELFQQATVQPAVDFSRLEIVLVITNFRPVDIAPLEPATTPIP from the coding sequence ATGAATTCCCGTTCCTTACAAACAACCATTATCTTTCTGGTCGTGGGCGGAATCCTTGTGCTTGCCTTTAGCGGCGTGCTTGGTTCGGCTTCGCGCGGATTTACAGCAACCCTGATCAATATTCAAACCTGGATCGCCGGACGATTTACCGGTTTTCAGGATTTTGTCACCGCCCCGCGCGATATCGTCACTTTGCGACAGCGCAATGCCGAACTGGAAGCGCAGGTCTCTCAATTACAGGCGCAATTGATCGAACTTCAGCAGCGCGTGAACGAAACGGAGATCCTCGCCGCGCTCGTGGATTTTTCCCGCTCCAATCCCGAAAGCACGTATAAAGCTGCATCCGTAATTGGCCGCGACCCGAGCCCTTTCCTTCATTACATCATCATCAACCGCGGTTCCAACGATGATATCCGCCGCGGCATGCCGGTGGTGACGAATCAAGGCCTGGTCGGCCGTATCGATGCAGTCATTGCCGACGCCGCCCGTGTTCAACTCGTCACCGACCCGGCATCATCGGTCAACGTGTATCTACAGAACGCCGATACGAGCGCAGTTTTGTACGGTTCGGTCACCGGTGATATTTTGCTCGATTTGATCTCTCAAAATGTCACGGTTGAGGCGGGGGACCTGATTTTGACCTCCGGATTGGGCGGCGGCTATCCCGCGGATCTTATCATTGGGCAGGTCGTCACGGTTCGTGCCCTGGAATTTGAGTTGTTCCAACAGGCGACGGTTCAGCCTGCCGTGGATTTTTCCCGCCTCGAGATCGTGTTGGTCATCACCAATTTCCGCCCGGTGGATATTGCGCCCCTCGAACCGGCGACCACTCCTATTCCTTGA
- a CDS encoding rod shape-determining protein — MLGLFSLDIAIDLGTANTLVHVRGKGIVINEPSWVTVDKKLRQPLAIGLEAKEMVGRTPANVVVVRPIRDGVIAEFDVTRVMLEYFIGKVHEQSVVPLPRPRVIIGLPTGVTEVEKRAVYDAVMASGARQALLIEEPIASAIGAGLPIGEVRGSMVVDIGGGTTEVAVMSIGGVVASRSLRVAGDEMDQDILQYLRNKYNLLIGTGIAEQIKWQIGSAYPLQPEKTMEVRGRNLVTGLPETVEVSSVEIREALSGSVQVIIDTVRDALDEIPPEIVSDLMDIGICLAGGGSLLQGLADRLTDELKLRVWVAEDPLTCVARGAAMIFEDLESLSRYLIGLERGSTRHI; from the coding sequence CTGTTAGGCCTCTTTTCACTCGATATCGCCATCGATCTTGGCACCGCAAATACGCTTGTACATGTCCGCGGGAAGGGCATTGTAATCAACGAACCATCCTGGGTGACGGTGGATAAGAAATTGCGCCAGCCGCTCGCAATCGGGCTGGAAGCCAAAGAGATGGTCGGTCGTACGCCAGCAAATGTCGTGGTCGTGCGTCCCATTCGGGACGGGGTCATTGCCGAATTCGATGTCACCCGTGTGATGTTGGAATATTTCATCGGAAAAGTGCATGAACAAAGCGTGGTCCCGCTGCCGCGCCCGCGAGTGATCATTGGGCTGCCCACCGGTGTGACCGAAGTGGAAAAACGAGCGGTATACGATGCGGTCATGGCATCCGGCGCAAGACAAGCCTTGTTGATCGAAGAACCCATTGCGTCTGCGATCGGAGCCGGTCTTCCCATTGGAGAAGTCCGCGGATCGATGGTGGTGGATATCGGAGGCGGTACAACCGAAGTGGCTGTCATGTCCATCGGTGGGGTGGTGGCTTCAAGGTCTTTGCGCGTCGCAGGCGACGAGATGGACCAGGATATCCTGCAATATCTGCGCAATAAATACAACCTGCTGATCGGCACGGGCATTGCGGAGCAGATCAAATGGCAGATCGGTTCCGCCTATCCCTTGCAGCCCGAAAAAACCATGGAGGTTCGCGGGCGAAACCTTGTGACCGGCCTGCCTGAAACCGTCGAAGTATCATCGGTTGAAATTCGTGAAGCGCTTTCGGGATCCGTCCAGGTCATCATCGATACCGTGCGTGATGCGCTCGATGAGATCCCGCCAGAGATCGTATCGGACCTGATGGATATTGGGATTTGTCTGGCGGGAGGCGGCTCACTTCTTCAGGGGCTGGCAGACCGGCTCACCGACGAGTTGAAATTGCGAGTCTGGGTGGCGGAGGATCCGTTGACATGTGTGGCGCGTGGCGCGGCAATGATTTTCGAAGACCTGGAAAGTCTCAGCCGGTACCTGATCGGCCTGGAACGCGGCAGTACGCGGCATATTTGA